Proteins encoded together in one Riemerella anatipestifer window:
- the mgtE gene encoding magnesium transporter, whose product MTETIALRELIKNLIKEKNAKEVALMLSEMEAPDIASIFEDLEEEEQHFLYDLMSNEKSAEVLLEIDEDERKSFMKGLSSQEIADEIINEIDSDDAADIISELPEHQQTEIIQRLDDEEHAQSIVDLLRYDEDEAGGLMATEMVKVNQNLTIILAVKEMRKQAEDLDEVYSIYVVDDNDKLLGLLSLKKLLTTTSSTKVSEVYNPKIRSVMDTDTAEEVARFMQKYDLFEVPVVDARGNLVGRITIDDVIDFITEEAEKDYQLASGISLDVDSTDTIFSLTKARLPWLFIGMVGGLIGSQVLQGNQDALQKIPALMFFVPLIAATAGNIGVQASAIIVQGLANNTLGTDTVKTLIKEVSVSAASGVILSVIILSFNLLVNRHDMMVSIAISVSLLAVILVAAVIGTIVPILLNKNKIDPAIATGPFITTSNDILGVLIYFTIAKLMLHI is encoded by the coding sequence TTGACTGAAACCATTGCTCTTAGAGAACTGATAAAAAATCTCATCAAGGAGAAAAATGCTAAAGAGGTAGCTCTGATGCTTTCCGAAATGGAGGCACCAGACATTGCTTCTATATTTGAAGATTTAGAGGAGGAAGAACAGCATTTTCTCTACGATTTAATGAGTAATGAGAAATCTGCAGAAGTACTCTTAGAGATAGATGAAGACGAGCGAAAGAGCTTTATGAAAGGGCTCTCTTCGCAAGAGATTGCAGATGAGATTATCAATGAGATAGATTCTGACGATGCGGCGGATATTATTTCTGAACTTCCAGAACATCAGCAGACCGAAATTATCCAAAGGTTAGATGACGAAGAACACGCTCAAAGTATCGTAGACTTACTTAGGTATGATGAAGACGAGGCTGGAGGTCTTATGGCAACGGAAATGGTGAAGGTTAATCAGAACTTAACCATTATTTTGGCGGTCAAAGAGATGAGAAAGCAAGCCGAAGATTTAGATGAGGTGTATTCTATCTATGTAGTAGATGATAATGATAAACTGCTAGGACTTTTAAGTTTAAAAAAACTACTTACAACCACTTCTTCTACTAAAGTTTCGGAGGTTTATAATCCTAAAATCCGTTCGGTGATGGATACGGATACGGCTGAGGAAGTAGCAAGATTTATGCAAAAGTACGACCTTTTTGAGGTTCCTGTGGTTGATGCTAGAGGCAATCTGGTAGGACGTATTACGATAGATGATGTTATTGATTTCATAACCGAAGAAGCAGAGAAAGACTATCAGTTAGCATCGGGTATCTCCTTAGATGTCGACTCTACAGATACCATTTTTTCGCTTACAAAAGCACGCTTACCATGGCTTTTTATAGGTATGGTAGGTGGTTTAATAGGTTCGCAGGTACTGCAAGGGAATCAAGATGCCCTCCAAAAGATACCTGCTCTTATGTTTTTTGTGCCTCTAATAGCCGCAACGGCAGGTAATATTGGAGTACAAGCATCGGCGATTATTGTACAAGGTTTAGCTAATAATACTTTGGGTACAGACACCGTTAAAACCTTGATAAAGGAAGTGAGCGTTTCCGCAGCATCGGGAGTTATTTTATCAGTTATCATTCTTTCGTTTAATTTGCTTGTCAATAGGCACGATATGATGGTGTCTATTGCTATCTCGGTTTCGCTGTTGGCGGTTATTTTGGTGGCTGCTGTTATTGGGACTATAGTGCCTATTCTCCTTAATAAAAATAAAATAGATCCCGCAATAGCCACAGGTCCATTTATTACAACTTCTAACGATATTTTAGGAGTTTTGATTTACTTTACCATAGCAAAACTAATGTTGCATATTTAG
- a CDS encoding DUF3098 domain-containing protein: MTEQNNKANENSFYFKKVNYKWMLIGLVCVVLGFILMMGSGANTTPDGKFDPNYWNEDIFSIRRIRIAPLLVVTGFVIQVYAILKRK; the protein is encoded by the coding sequence ATGACAGAACAAAATAATAAAGCAAACGAAAATAGTTTTTATTTCAAAAAGGTCAATTATAAGTGGATGCTTATAGGTTTAGTGTGTGTAGTCCTTGGTTTTATCCTTATGATGGGCTCTGGGGCTAACACAACTCCTGATGGTAAATTTGACCCAAACTATTGGAATGAGGATATTTTTTCTATCAGAAGGATACGCATTGCTCCACTATTAGTTGTTACAGGATTTGTGATACAAGTCTATGCTATTTTGAAAAGAAAATAA
- the rsmA gene encoding 16S rRNA (adenine(1518)-N(6)/adenine(1519)-N(6))-dimethyltransferase RsmA translates to MTVKAKKHLGQHFLNDENIASKIVEALEVDVQDFVLEVGPGMGVLTKYLLNKNSEIFVAEIDVESIAYLKEHYPKLEEKHFVGDFLKANLAEIFNSEQVSVIGNFPYNISSQILFKIIDNYAQIPEMVGMFQKEVAERTSAEPRTKSYGILSVMVQAYYDVKYLFTVSENVFTPPPKVKSGVIRLTRNPKKGLEGNEVLFKQIVKAGFNQRRKKLSNALKGLNIPDALLTHNFLTLRAEELSVEDFIIFTIEWKNALKSSAV, encoded by the coding sequence TTGACAGTAAAAGCTAAAAAACACCTCGGGCAACATTTTCTTAACGATGAAAACATAGCATCTAAAATTGTAGAAGCTTTAGAGGTTGATGTTCAGGATTTTGTCTTAGAAGTAGGTCCAGGTATGGGAGTTTTAACCAAATATCTTCTTAATAAAAATTCAGAAATATTTGTGGCAGAGATAGATGTAGAGTCTATTGCTTACCTTAAAGAACATTACCCCAAATTAGAAGAAAAACACTTTGTAGGTGATTTTTTAAAAGCTAACCTAGCTGAAATTTTCAATTCGGAACAGGTTTCTGTTATAGGGAATTTTCCATACAATATTTCATCACAGATTTTATTTAAAATTATAGATAATTACGCCCAAATACCAGAAATGGTGGGAATGTTCCAAAAAGAAGTCGCCGAAAGAACTTCTGCAGAACCTCGCACTAAAAGTTATGGGATTCTGTCGGTAATGGTTCAGGCGTATTATGATGTAAAGTATCTTTTTACCGTTAGCGAAAATGTTTTTACGCCACCACCTAAAGTGAAATCTGGAGTTATCAGGCTTACCAGAAATCCTAAAAAAGGTCTAGAAGGCAACGAAGTTTTATTTAAACAAATTGTAAAAGCAGGCTTTAATCAAAGACGAAAAAAATTAAGTAACGCTCTTAAAGGACTTAATATTCCCGACGCTTTATTAACGCATAATTTCTTAACTTTGCGAGCGGAAGAACTTAGTGTAGAAGATTTTATCATCTTTACTATTGAGTGGAAAAATGCACTAAAATCATCAGCCGTTTAA
- a CDS encoding CoA transferase subunit A, producing the protein MIDKTVKNVQEACEGIKDGMTIMLGGFGLCGIPENSIAELVRKNVKNLTCISNNAGVDDFGLGLLLQNKQIKKMISSYVGENAEFERQLLSGELEVELIPQGTLATRCLAAGYGMPAFFTPAGVGTEVAEGKEVRNFNGKDYLLEYAFDADFAIVKAWKGDTAGNLIYRSTARNFNPPMAMAGKITIAEVEELVPAGTLDPDQIHTPGIYVHRIFQGENYEKRIEQRTVRKTNQD; encoded by the coding sequence ATGATAGATAAAACAGTTAAAAATGTACAAGAAGCCTGCGAAGGTATCAAAGACGGAATGACCATTATGCTTGGCGGATTTGGGCTATGTGGAATCCCAGAGAATAGCATTGCTGAGCTGGTAAGAAAAAATGTAAAAAATCTCACTTGTATTTCTAATAATGCAGGTGTTGATGATTTTGGACTAGGACTTTTACTTCAAAATAAACAAATAAAAAAAATGATTTCTTCCTATGTGGGAGAAAATGCCGAATTTGAAAGACAACTACTAAGCGGAGAGTTAGAGGTAGAACTTATCCCACAGGGGACTCTAGCGACTAGATGTTTGGCTGCGGGGTATGGTATGCCTGCTTTTTTCACACCTGCTGGCGTAGGGACAGAAGTTGCCGAAGGTAAAGAGGTCAGAAACTTTAATGGTAAAGATTATCTTTTAGAATATGCTTTTGATGCTGATTTTGCCATCGTTAAAGCTTGGAAAGGCGACACAGCAGGAAATTTAATATATCGTTCTACTGCTAGAAATTTTAATCCACCAATGGCAATGGCTGGTAAAATTACGATTGCAGAGGTAGAAGAACTTGTACCTGCAGGAACATTAGACCCTGACCAAATACATACTCCTGGAATTTATGTACACCGTATTTTCCAAGGAGAAAATTACGAGAAGAGAATAGAGCAAAGAACCGTAAGAAAAACCAATCAAGACTAA
- a CDS encoding undecaprenyl-diphosphate phosphatase has product MNFLEAIIIAIIEGLTEYLPVSSTAHMIFTSSIFGIQEDEFVKMFQVSIQLGAILAVVFLYWKKFFNFQNFNFYIKLGFAVVPALVLGYLFDDMIESVLGNPIPIAVVLVLGGVVLLFIDKVFKTPEIHTEKEISIKKAITIGFWQCLAMMPGTSRSAASIIGGMQQKLSREAAAEFSFFLAVPTMLAVTVYSIFVKKWEYLGVEQKGYEMLTHGDNLKLFLAGNLVAFVVAVIAIKFFIGVIKKYGFKPWGWYRIIVGIALLVYFTAVK; this is encoded by the coding sequence ATGAATTTTTTAGAAGCTATTATTATTGCCATTATTGAAGGTTTAACAGAGTACTTACCAGTTTCCTCTACGGCACATATGATTTTCACAAGTTCTATATTCGGAATACAAGAAGACGAATTTGTTAAAATGTTTCAAGTATCGATACAGTTGGGGGCAATCCTTGCTGTGGTATTTTTATATTGGAAAAAGTTTTTCAATTTTCAGAATTTCAACTTTTATATCAAACTCGGTTTTGCTGTGGTTCCAGCATTGGTTTTGGGTTATCTATTTGATGATATGATAGAGTCTGTCTTAGGAAACCCTATTCCCATCGCCGTAGTTTTAGTTCTAGGTGGCGTGGTTCTTCTATTTATTGATAAAGTATTCAAAACTCCTGAAATACATACAGAAAAAGAAATCAGTATAAAAAAAGCTATTACCATCGGTTTTTGGCAATGTTTAGCTATGATGCCTGGTACTAGCCGAAGTGCAGCTTCCATTATTGGAGGTATGCAACAAAAATTATCTAGAGAGGCTGCTGCTGAGTTTTCTTTCTTTCTAGCTGTACCCACCATGCTTGCTGTTACGGTATATTCTATTTTTGTAAAAAAATGGGAATACTTAGGGGTAGAACAAAAAGGCTACGAAATGCTTACACACGGTGATAACCTAAAACTATTTTTAGCGGGTAATCTAGTGGCTTTTGTAGTTGCTGTGATAGCTATTAAATTTTTTATAGGAGTGATAAAAAAATACGGTTTTAAACCTTGGGGCTGGTATAGAATTATCGTAGGGATAGCATTGCTTGTCTATTTCACGGCCGTAAAATAA
- a CDS encoding toxin-antitoxin system YwqK family antitoxin has protein sequence MRQGKWTSFKNGNLNSIGNFSQDKKNGKWKYFYSNRKLHQKGKYIDDKQNGIWNYYFDSGEFMGKGQIIDNKQNGLWKWFHKNGKLYTERFYASGRLMKIKSCYDKKGNEMNCGKIIDGSGIMLFHDIENETDTIQKFEFENGIIKN, from the coding sequence ATGAGACAAGGGAAATGGACTTCCTTTAAGAATGGGAATTTAAATTCCATTGGAAATTTTTCTCAGGATAAAAAAAATGGAAAATGGAAATATTTTTATTCAAATAGAAAATTGCATCAAAAAGGCAAATATATTGACGATAAACAAAATGGAATATGGAATTATTATTTTGATAGCGGGGAATTTATGGGAAAAGGGCAAATAATAGATAATAAGCAGAATGGATTATGGAAATGGTTTCATAAAAACGGAAAATTATATACTGAACGATTTTATGCTAGCGGAAGACTAATGAAAATAAAATCCTGCTATGATAAAAAAGGAAATGAAATGAATTGCGGAAAAATTATCGACGGTAGTGGAATAATGCTTTTTCATGATATAGAAAATGAAACGGATACAATTCAAAAATTTGAATTTGAAAATGGAATAATAAAAAACTAA
- a CDS encoding putative signal transducing protein: MVKIFDSGFLYEVEIMKSKLLSEGIESYIKNEYVNNVAVMPVNQNYILVVDESLADQAREILDRVEE; encoded by the coding sequence ATGGTAAAAATATTTGACTCAGGATTTCTATACGAAGTAGAGATTATGAAGTCTAAACTTTTATCTGAAGGTATAGAAAGCTATATTAAAAATGAGTATGTTAATAATGTAGCTGTAATGCCTGTAAACCAAAACTATATCCTTGTAGTAGATGAGAGTTTGGCAGACCAAGCAAGAGAGATTTTGGATAGGGTAGAAGAGTAA
- a CDS encoding 3-oxoacid CoA-transferase subunit B, translating into MALTKEQIAQRIAKEIKNNSYVNLGIGIPTLVANYIPKGINVVLQSENGLLGMGPFPEEGKEDADLINAGKQTITTLPGSVVFDSAMSFGMIRAQKVDLTILGAMEVSESGDIANWKIPGKMVKGMGGAMDLVASAKNIIVAMQQVNKHGESKLLQKCSLPLTGVKCIKKVVTELGVYEIVPEGGFKLLEKAPNVSLDDIKKATAGKLIIEGEIPEIVLD; encoded by the coding sequence ATGGCTTTAACAAAAGAACAAATAGCACAAAGAATTGCTAAAGAAATAAAAAATAATTCCTATGTTAATCTAGGCATAGGTATCCCTACCCTAGTTGCCAACTACATTCCGAAAGGCATAAATGTTGTATTGCAATCCGAAAATGGGTTACTCGGAATGGGACCCTTTCCAGAGGAAGGCAAAGAGGATGCAGATTTAATAAACGCAGGTAAGCAAACCATCACTACTTTACCAGGTTCAGTAGTTTTTGATTCAGCGATGAGTTTCGGTATGATTAGAGCTCAAAAAGTAGATTTAACCATACTAGGAGCGATGGAAGTTTCCGAAAGCGGAGACATCGCTAACTGGAAAATACCGGGTAAAATGGTAAAAGGTATGGGAGGTGCGATGGATTTAGTTGCTTCCGCAAAGAATATTATTGTGGCAATGCAACAGGTGAATAAACACGGCGAGTCTAAACTTCTCCAAAAATGTAGCTTACCTCTTACAGGAGTTAAATGTATCAAAAAAGTAGTTACAGAGCTTGGCGTTTACGAAATAGTACCCGAAGGAGGCTTTAAATTATTAGAAAAAGCACCTAATGTAAGCCTAGACGATATTAAAAAGGCAACAGCTGGGAAACTCATTATAGAAGGAGAAATCCCAGAAATAGTTTTAGATTAA
- a CDS encoding IS982-like element ISRa1 family transposase: protein MNNIEQIYERILEVLGLFSENQLISYQRRTPKMSDLEVISLNITAEYLSIDSELQFFRKLPNSLINKIERSVYNKRKRRLSLQTEQIRQRISMEFNEFEDIFIVDSMPMKVCENARSTRSKICKEQSYSSPTYGYCASQKLYFYGYKLHAVCSLNGVIKNFDISPASVHDIHYLKDIGEQMRNCTLIGDRGYLSAKVQIDLFNYANIKLDTPMRSNQKDYIPQFSLYKKKRKRIETFFSQLCDQFMIKRNNAKTFEGFKTRIISKITAATVIQYINKFIFQRKLNHLKISII, encoded by the coding sequence ATGAACAACATAGAGCAAATATATGAAAGAATTTTGGAAGTTTTAGGACTTTTTTCAGAAAATCAACTGATTAGTTATCAGAGAAGAACACCTAAAATGAGCGATTTAGAAGTCATAAGTCTTAATATTACTGCTGAATACTTGAGTATTGATAGCGAATTACAGTTCTTTAGAAAATTGCCAAACTCTCTGATAAACAAAATTGAAAGAAGTGTTTACAATAAGCGAAAACGAAGACTATCCCTACAAACAGAGCAAATTAGACAGCGTATTTCGATGGAGTTCAATGAGTTTGAAGATATTTTTATCGTTGATAGCATGCCAATGAAAGTTTGTGAAAACGCTCGTTCTACTCGTTCAAAAATTTGTAAAGAGCAATCCTATTCTTCACCAACATATGGTTATTGTGCTTCACAGAAATTATATTTCTATGGCTATAAACTACACGCAGTATGTTCTTTAAATGGTGTGATTAAGAATTTTGATATAAGCCCTGCATCCGTTCACGACATCCACTATTTAAAAGATATTGGTGAGCAAATGCGAAACTGTACTTTAATTGGAGATAGAGGCTATTTATCAGCAAAAGTTCAAATAGATTTATTTAACTATGCTAATATTAAATTAGATACACCAATGAGAAGTAATCAGAAAGATTATATTCCTCAATTTTCATTGTACAAGAAAAAGCGAAAACGAATTGAGACATTTTTCTCTCAACTTTGCGACCAATTTATGATTAAAAGAAACAATGCTAAAACTTTTGAAGGCTTTAAAACAAGGATAATCAGTAAAATAACCGCCGCAACGGTTATTCAATATATCAATAAATTTATCTTCCAAAGAAAATTAAATCATCTAAAAATCAGTATTATTTAA
- a CDS encoding cell division protein FtsX, translating to MANTVDDFNKRRLRSSNITVVISIALVLFLVGLFGLILINAQKYSDYIKEQLVVNAFFSENYDAKDSLKIAKQEQEAIKTIQALPFVKKTTFISRQQASKEAKKSMGIDADALFEENIFPSSVEVSLKPDFVSPKEIQGVVKELEKVDGIVEVKNNSDLMIEVYNNLNRILTWILAFSLVFLILAIVLINNSIRLKIFSKRFIIKTMQLVGAKRRFILKPFIIEAVILGLIGAVIGLLALFGVWYYFTNQIGTPFVQDTNQYIQLVLVVFGVGVLITVLSTIFATWRFLRTNIDDLYYS from the coding sequence ATGGCTAATACAGTAGACGATTTTAACAAAAGAAGGCTGAGATCCAGCAATATCACGGTAGTTATTAGTATAGCATTAGTTTTGTTTTTGGTAGGGCTTTTTGGTCTTATACTCATCAATGCTCAAAAATATTCAGACTATATTAAAGAACAGCTTGTAGTAAATGCTTTTTTTTCCGAAAATTACGATGCTAAGGACTCTCTAAAAATAGCAAAACAGGAGCAAGAGGCTATAAAGACGATACAAGCACTTCCTTTTGTTAAAAAAACGACTTTTATCTCAAGACAACAAGCGTCTAAAGAAGCTAAGAAAAGTATGGGGATAGATGCTGATGCTCTTTTTGAAGAAAATATATTCCCGTCTTCAGTAGAGGTTTCTCTAAAGCCAGATTTCGTAAGCCCTAAAGAAATACAAGGCGTGGTTAAAGAATTAGAAAAAGTAGATGGCATTGTAGAAGTAAAAAATAACAGCGACTTAATGATTGAGGTTTACAACAACCTGAATAGAATACTCACTTGGATATTAGCATTTTCTTTGGTATTTTTAATTTTAGCGATTGTACTGATTAACAACTCTATTAGATTAAAAATTTTCTCTAAAAGATTCATTATTAAAACGATGCAACTTGTAGGTGCTAAGCGTCGTTTCATCCTTAAACCGTTCATCATAGAAGCCGTTATACTAGGACTTATAGGTGCTGTTATTGGGCTTTTAGCACTATTCGGGGTTTGGTACTACTTTACTAACCAAATAGGAACTCCGTTTGTACAAGATACTAATCAGTACATACAACTAGTTTTAGTTGTTTTTGGCGTAGGAGTTCTTATCACCGTTCTAAGTACCATTTTTGCAACTTGGAGATTCCTTAGAACTAATATTGATGATTTATACTATTCTTAG
- a CDS encoding acyl-CoA dehydrogenase family protein, giving the protein MSYYPLNSIPDYYMLDNLLTEEHKLVRNSVRQWVQSSVIPQIDNAAQTHKEIPNLMQQLGKIGALGAYIPKEYGGAGLDQISYGIIMQELERGDSAVRSAASVQSSLVMYPIFEFGTEEQKRKFLPLLGAGEITGAFGLTEPNHGSNPSDMETHIKDIGDYFLLNGAKMWITNAPTCDIAIVWAKDETNTIRGLIVERGMEGFTTPETLNKWSLRASRTGELVFQNVKIPKENILPNVKGIKGPLSCLNSARYGISWGVIGAAIDCYCTAVQYAKERTQFGKPIGSFQLQQKKLAKFLTEITKAQLLSWRLGLLKNENKATPAQISMAKRNNVKMALDIARESRQILGAMGIMGDFSMMQHAANLESVITYEGTHDIHLLITGMDITSISAFS; this is encoded by the coding sequence ATGAGTTATTATCCACTTAATAGTATCCCAGACTATTACATGCTAGATAACCTTCTTACCGAAGAGCATAAATTGGTTAGAAATTCTGTGAGACAATGGGTACAAAGTTCTGTAATTCCTCAGATAGATAACGCTGCACAAACACACAAAGAAATCCCCAATCTAATGCAACAATTGGGCAAAATAGGAGCTCTAGGAGCCTATATTCCAAAAGAGTATGGCGGTGCTGGGCTAGACCAAATTTCCTACGGCATCATTATGCAAGAGTTAGAAAGAGGAGATTCTGCGGTGCGTTCTGCGGCTTCAGTGCAATCATCATTGGTAATGTATCCTATTTTTGAATTTGGAACAGAAGAACAAAAAAGAAAATTCCTACCTTTACTCGGTGCGGGTGAAATTACAGGAGCTTTCGGGCTTACCGAACCTAATCATGGCTCTAATCCGTCTGATATGGAAACTCACATTAAAGACATAGGCGATTATTTTTTGCTTAATGGAGCTAAAATGTGGATTACCAATGCTCCTACTTGCGACATTGCTATTGTTTGGGCTAAAGATGAAACCAATACCATTAGAGGGTTAATCGTAGAAAGAGGAATGGAAGGTTTCACTACTCCAGAAACACTCAATAAATGGAGTCTAAGGGCCTCTAGAACGGGAGAATTGGTATTCCAAAATGTGAAAATCCCTAAAGAAAATATCCTCCCAAATGTAAAAGGAATTAAAGGTCCGTTGTCCTGTCTTAACTCTGCTAGATATGGGATTTCTTGGGGTGTTATAGGTGCTGCTATAGATTGCTATTGCACCGCAGTACAATACGCCAAAGAGCGTACACAATTTGGGAAACCTATTGGTAGCTTTCAGCTTCAACAAAAGAAATTAGCCAAGTTTCTCACAGAAATTACTAAAGCTCAACTTCTTTCGTGGCGTTTAGGTCTGCTTAAAAATGAAAACAAAGCTACTCCAGCACAAATTTCTATGGCTAAAAGAAATAATGTAAAAATGGCATTAGATATCGCTAGGGAAAGCAGACAAATACTAGGAGCAATGGGGATTATGGGAGATTTTTCTATGATGCAACACGCCGCCAATCTAGAATCCGTAATTACTTACGAAGGTACTCACGATATTCATCTTTTAATAACAGGTATGGATATCACGAGTATTAGTGCTTTCTCATAA
- a CDS encoding IS982-like element ISRa1 family transposase: MNNIEQIYERILEVLGLFSENQLISYQRRTPKMSDLEVISLNITAEYLSIDSELQLFRKLPNSLINKIERSVYNKRKRRLSLQTEQIRQRISMEFNEFEDIFIVDSMPMKVCENARSTRSKICKEQSYSSPTYGYCASQKLYFYGYKLHAVCSLNGVIKNFDISPASVHDIHYLKDIGEQMRNCTLIGDRGYLSAKVQIDLFNYANIKLDTPMRSNQKDYIPQFSLYKKKRKRIETFFSQLCDQFMIKRNYAKTFEGFKTRIISKITAATVIQYINKFIFQRKLNHLKISII, translated from the coding sequence ATGAACAACATAGAGCAAATATATGAAAGAATTTTGGAAGTTTTAGGACTTTTTTCAGAAAATCAACTGATTAGTTATCAGAGAAGAACACCTAAAATGAGCGATTTAGAAGTCATAAGTCTTAATATTACTGCTGAATACTTGAGTATTGATAGCGAATTACAGTTATTTAGAAAATTGCCAAACTCTCTGATAAACAAAATTGAAAGAAGTGTTTACAATAAGCGAAAACGAAGACTATCCCTACAAACAGAGCAAATTAGACAGCGTATTTCGATGGAGTTCAATGAGTTTGAAGATATTTTTATCGTTGATAGCATGCCAATGAAAGTTTGTGAAAACGCTCGTTCTACTCGTTCAAAAATTTGTAAAGAGCAATCCTATTCTTCACCAACATATGGTTATTGTGCTTCACAGAAATTATATTTCTATGGCTATAAACTACACGCAGTATGTTCTTTAAATGGTGTGATTAAGAATTTTGATATAAGCCCTGCATCCGTTCACGACATCCACTATTTAAAAGATATTGGTGAGCAAATGCGAAACTGTACTTTAATTGGAGATAGAGGCTATTTATCAGCAAAAGTTCAAATAGATTTATTTAACTATGCTAATATTAAATTAGATACACCAATGAGAAGTAATCAGAAAGATTATATTCCTCAATTTTCATTGTACAAGAAAAAGCGAAAACGAATTGAGACATTTTTCTCTCAACTTTGCGACCAATTTATGATTAAAAGAAACTATGCTAAAACTTTTGAAGGCTTTAAAACAAGGATAATCAGTAAAATAACCGCCGCAACGGTTATTCAATATATCAATAAATTTATCTTCCAAAGAAAATTAAATCATCTAAAAATCAGTATTATTTAA
- a CDS encoding tyrosine-type recombinase/integrase: MQWNSSLYQTKVGEHRKKNVIWISFPYQKELIDLLKKHTTAHWSASQKSWYVPNNKHYRELFSITEEPLVGKMVFSKIKAVNRPAFERFQEHLKLKGYSRNTLRTYAVEFAQLLYVLKDFSVDELSEERLRAYFLYCFEDLKLSEAEINSRINAIKFYFEQVLHRKKMFFDIPRPKKKKQLPKSLNKKQILKIFEVTTNLKHRCMLQLCYGMGLRVSEIVNLKLEDICSETMRVRIENAKGKKDRMVPLPESILPELRAYYREYKPKKYLFEGQYGGVYSVRSVQSVFKTAMRKAGINKTVGIHGLRHSYATHLLEMGTDIRYIQEFLGHNNIKTTQIYTQVTPEHQRTIKSPLDSLK, from the coding sequence ATGCAGTGGAATAGCTCCTTATACCAAACGAAGGTTGGAGAACATCGTAAGAAAAATGTGATATGGATTTCTTTTCCGTATCAGAAGGAGCTTATTGACCTTCTTAAAAAACATACCACTGCCCATTGGTCGGCTAGTCAAAAGAGCTGGTATGTGCCTAACAATAAACATTATAGAGAACTATTTAGTATCACAGAAGAGCCTTTGGTTGGCAAAATGGTATTTTCAAAAATAAAAGCGGTTAATCGTCCTGCTTTTGAACGTTTTCAAGAACATTTAAAACTAAAAGGATACAGCCGAAATACGCTTAGAACTTATGCTGTAGAGTTTGCCCAACTGCTTTATGTCTTAAAAGATTTCTCAGTAGATGAATTGTCCGAAGAACGCTTAAGGGCTTATTTTCTCTATTGTTTTGAGGATTTAAAACTTTCGGAAGCAGAAATAAACAGCCGAATCAATGCGATTAAATTTTACTTTGAGCAAGTCTTACATCGTAAAAAAATGTTTTTTGATATTCCTCGTCCTAAAAAGAAAAAACAGTTGCCAAAGAGTTTAAATAAAAAACAAATTTTAAAAATATTTGAAGTAACCACCAACCTCAAACATAGATGTATGTTACAACTTTGCTATGGTATGGGCTTGAGAGTGAGTGAGATTGTGAATTTAAAACTAGAGGATATATGTAGCGAAACTATGCGTGTGCGAATTGAGAATGCTAAAGGTAAAAAAGATCGTATGGTACCTTTGCCTGAAAGTATTTTGCCTGAACTTAGAGCTTACTATCGGGAGTATAAACCTAAAAAGTATCTATTTGAAGGACAGTATGGCGGAGTGTATTCTGTAAGGTCGGTTCAGTCGGTTTTTAAAACTGCGATGAGAAAGGCAGGTATAAATAAGACCGTAGGTATACACGGTTTAAGACACAGCTATGCTACTCATCTTCTAGAAATGGGGACAGATATAAGATATATACAGGAGTTTTTGGGACATAATAATATCAAGACTACTCAAATCTATACGCAGGTTACTCCCGAGCATCAGCGGACAATAAAAAGCCCATTGGATAGTTTAAAGTAA